A portion of the Citrobacter rodentium NBRC 105723 = DSM 16636 genome contains these proteins:
- a CDS encoding YciI family protein, with the protein MLYVIYAQDYADSLEKRLSVRPAHLARLQLLHDEGRLLTAGPMPAVDSNDPGAAGFTGSTVIAEFDSLEEAKKWAEEDPYVAAGVYEQVSVKPYKKTF; encoded by the coding sequence GTGCTTTATGTCATCTATGCTCAGGATTATGCTGATTCACTCGAAAAACGCCTCTCCGTCCGTCCTGCACATCTGGCGCGGCTGCAACTGCTGCATGATGAAGGCCGCCTGCTGACCGCCGGCCCAATGCCTGCCGTTGACAGTAACGATCCGGGCGCCGCAGGCTTTACCGGTTCGACGGTCATTGCGGAGTTTGACTCGCTGGAAGAGGCGAAAAAGTGGGCGGAAGAGGACCCGTACGTCGCCGCCGGGGTGTATGAGCAGGTGTCAGTCAAACCCTATAAAAAGACGTTTTAA
- the cls gene encoding cardiolipin synthase, translating to MTTFYTVVSWLVILGYWLLIAGVTLRILMKRRAVPSAMAWLLIIYILPLVGIIAYLSVGELHLGKRRAERARAMWPSTAKWLNDLKACKHIFAEENSSVASSLFKLCERRQGIAGVKGNQLQLLTDSDDVMQALIRDIQLARHNIEMVFYIWQPGGMADQVAESLMAAARRGVHCRLMLDSAGSVAFFRSLWAAMMRNAGVEVVEALKVNVFRVFLRRMDLRQHRKMVMIDNYIAYTGSMNMVDPRYFKQDAGVGQWVDLMARMEGPVATAMGIVYSCDWEIETGKRILPPPPDANIMPFEQASGHTIHTIASGPGFPEDLIHQALLTAAYSAREYLIMTTPYFVPSDDLLHAICTAAQRGVDVSIILPRKNDSLLVDWASRAFFTELLAAGVKIYQFEGGLLHTKSVLVDGELSLVGTVNLDMRSLWLNFEITLVIDDVGFGGDLAAVQDDYISRSRLLDARLWLKRPLWQRITERLFYFFSPLL from the coding sequence ATGACAACCTTCTACACGGTAGTGAGTTGGCTGGTCATTCTGGGCTATTGGCTGCTCATTGCCGGTGTAACATTACGCATTTTAATGAAACGTCGCGCGGTTCCCTCCGCTATGGCCTGGCTGTTGATTATTTATATCCTGCCGTTAGTCGGGATCATCGCTTACCTTTCCGTTGGTGAACTTCATTTAGGCAAACGTCGCGCTGAACGGGCGCGCGCCATGTGGCCGTCAACCGCCAAGTGGCTTAACGATCTGAAAGCCTGCAAACATATCTTTGCCGAAGAAAACAGCAGCGTCGCCTCATCGCTGTTCAAACTCTGCGAGCGACGTCAGGGCATTGCGGGGGTGAAAGGTAACCAGCTACAGCTGCTGACCGACTCCGATGACGTGATGCAGGCGCTGATCCGCGATATCCAGCTGGCGCGACATAACATCGAGATGGTGTTTTATATCTGGCAGCCCGGTGGGATGGCGGATCAGGTCGCCGAGTCGCTGATGGCCGCCGCGCGTCGGGGTGTGCATTGCCGACTGATGCTTGATTCTGCGGGCAGCGTCGCCTTCTTTCGCAGCCTCTGGGCGGCGATGATGCGCAATGCCGGCGTTGAAGTGGTCGAAGCGTTAAAAGTGAATGTGTTCCGCGTGTTTCTGCGCCGGATGGACCTGCGCCAGCACCGGAAAATGGTGATGATCGATAACTATATCGCGTATACCGGCAGCATGAACATGGTCGATCCGCGCTATTTCAAGCAGGATGCGGGCGTCGGTCAGTGGGTCGACCTGATGGCGCGAATGGAAGGTCCGGTTGCTACCGCGATGGGGATTGTCTATTCATGCGACTGGGAGATTGAAACCGGTAAACGCATCCTGCCGCCACCGCCGGACGCCAATATTATGCCGTTTGAGCAGGCCAGCGGGCATACGATTCATACCATCGCCTCCGGTCCCGGTTTCCCGGAAGATTTAATACATCAGGCGCTGCTGACCGCCGCCTATTCGGCGCGCGAATATTTAATCATGACGACGCCCTACTTCGTGCCCAGCGACGATCTGCTGCACGCCATCTGTACTGCGGCACAGCGCGGCGTGGACGTCAGCATCATCCTGCCGCGTAAAAACGACTCGCTGCTGGTTGACTGGGCCAGCCGGGCCTTCTTCACGGAACTGCTGGCGGCGGGAGTGAAAATCTACCAGTTCGAAGGCGGCCTGCTGCATACCAAAAGCGTGCTGGTCGATGGCGAACTCAGCCTGGTCGGTACGGTTAACCTTGATATGCGCAGCCTGTGGCTGAACTTCGAGATCACGCTGGTGATTGACGACGTCGGCTTCGGCGGCGACCTGGCGGCGGTGCAGGATGATTATATTTCTCGCTCCCGCCTGCTTGATGCGCGCCTGTGGTTAAAACGCCCGCTCTGGCAGCGGATCACCGAGCGACTGTTTTACTTCTTTAGCCCATTGCTGTAA
- the oppF gene encoding murein tripeptide/oligopeptide ABC transporter ATP binding protein OppF, whose translation MNAVDEKRKVLLEIADLKVHFDIKDGRQWFWQPSKTLKAVDGVTLRLYEGETLGVVGESGCGKSTFARAIIGLVRATAGRVAWLGKDLLGMSPEQWREVRSDIQMIFQDPLASLNPRMTIGDIIAEPLRTYHPKLSRQEVRDRVKAMMLKVGLLPNLINRYPHEFSGGQCQRIGIARALILEPKLIICDEPVSALDVSIQAQVVNLLRQIQREMGLSLIFIAHDLAVVKHISDRVLVMYLGHAVELGTYDEVYHNPLHPYTKALMSAVPIPDPDLEKNKTIQLLEGELPSPINPPSGCVFRTRCPIAGPECAQTRPVLEGSFRHAVSCLKVDPL comes from the coding sequence ATGAATGCTGTAGATGAGAAACGTAAAGTCCTCCTTGAAATTGCCGATCTGAAGGTGCATTTCGATATCAAAGATGGCAGGCAGTGGTTCTGGCAGCCCTCAAAAACGCTGAAGGCGGTCGATGGCGTGACGCTGCGTCTGTATGAAGGGGAAACGCTGGGGGTGGTTGGCGAGTCCGGCTGCGGCAAATCGACCTTCGCCAGGGCGATCATCGGACTGGTCAGGGCGACCGCCGGGCGCGTCGCGTGGCTGGGCAAAGATTTGCTGGGAATGAGTCCGGAACAGTGGCGCGAAGTCCGCAGCGACATTCAGATGATTTTCCAGGATCCGCTGGCCTCGCTGAACCCGCGGATGACCATCGGCGACATTATCGCAGAGCCGCTGCGGACCTATCATCCAAAGCTGTCGCGCCAGGAAGTGCGCGATCGGGTAAAAGCGATGATGCTGAAGGTGGGCCTGTTGCCGAATCTGATTAACCGTTATCCGCATGAGTTCTCCGGCGGCCAGTGTCAGCGCATCGGCATTGCCCGGGCGCTGATTCTTGAGCCGAAGCTTATCATTTGCGATGAGCCGGTTTCGGCGCTGGACGTCTCTATCCAGGCGCAAGTGGTCAACCTGTTGCGGCAAATCCAGCGGGAGATGGGGCTGTCGCTGATCTTCATCGCCCATGATCTGGCGGTGGTGAAACATATCTCCGACCGCGTGCTGGTGATGTATCTGGGGCACGCGGTGGAGCTGGGCACCTATGACGAGGTGTATCATAACCCGCTACATCCCTACACCAAAGCGCTGATGTCTGCGGTGCCAATCCCCGATCCCGATCTGGAAAAGAATAAGACCATTCAGCTTCTGGAAGGGGAGTTGCCGTCGCCCATCAATCCGCCTTCAGGCTGCGTATTTCGCACCCGCTGTCCGATAGCCGGACCGGAATGCGCGCAAACGCGGCCGGTGCTTGAGGGCAGTTTCCGCCATGCCGTTTCCTGCCTCAAAGTAGACCCGTTATAA
- a CDS encoding YciY family protein, protein MKRSRTEVGRWRMLRQASRRKARWLEGQSRRNMRIHSIRKCLLNRQRNSLLFAIHSV, encoded by the coding sequence ATGAAGCGTAGTAGAACGGAAGTGGGACGCTGGCGTATGCTGCGTCAGGCCAGCCGCCGGAAAGCGCGTTGGCTTGAAGGGCAGTCGCGTCGGAATATGCGCATCCACTCAATCAGAAAGTGTCTCCTGAACCGTCAGCGTAATTCGCTGCTGTTCGCGATTCACAGCGTCTGA
- the yciA gene encoding acyl-CoA thioester hydrolase YciA has protein sequence MTTTNNAPQGELVLRTLAMPADTNANGDIFGGWLMSQMDIGGAIQAKEIAHGRVVTVRVEGMSFLRPVAVGDVVCCYARCVKRGTTSVSINIEVWVKKVASEPIGQRYKATEALFIYVAVDADGKPRPLPPQS, from the coding sequence ATGACAACAACGAATAATGCTCCTCAGGGCGAACTGGTTTTGCGCACGCTGGCAATGCCTGCGGATACCAATGCAAATGGCGATATTTTTGGCGGCTGGCTGATGTCGCAAATGGATATTGGCGGCGCCATTCAGGCAAAAGAGATTGCCCACGGCCGTGTGGTCACCGTCCGCGTCGAGGGGATGAGCTTCCTGCGTCCGGTGGCGGTAGGCGATGTGGTGTGCTGCTACGCGCGCTGCGTAAAGCGCGGCACCACCTCAGTGAGCATTAATATTGAAGTATGGGTCAAAAAAGTGGCTTCAGAGCCAATTGGCCAACGCTACAAGGCGACCGAAGCGCTGTTTATCTATGTGGCGGTCGATGCGGACGGTAAACCTCGCCCGCTGCCGCCGCAGAGCTGA
- a CDS encoding ABC transporter ATP-binding protein: MSVIETAAAPLAQQRANALLDVKDLRVTFSTPDGDVTTVNDLNFTLRAGETLGIVGESGSGKSQTAFALMGLLAANGRTGGSAVFNGREILNLPERELNRLRAEQMSMIFQDPMTSLNPYMRVGEQLMEVLILHKGMSKAEAFEESVRMLDAVKMPEARKRMKMFPHEFSGGMRQRVMIAMALLCRPKLLIADEPTTALDVTVQAQIMTLLNELKREFNTAIIMITHDLGVVAGICDKVLVMYAGRTMEYGNARDVFYRPVHPYSIGLLGAVPRLDAEGEEMLTIPGNPPNLLRLPQGCPFQPRCPWAMEVCSSTPPLEEFSPGRLRACFKPVEDLV; this comes from the coding sequence ATGAGCGTAATTGAAACCGCAGCCGCGCCGCTGGCGCAGCAAAGGGCTAACGCACTGCTGGATGTAAAAGATCTTCGCGTGACCTTCAGTACCCCGGATGGCGATGTCACCACCGTCAACGACCTGAACTTTACGCTGCGTGCCGGGGAAACCTTAGGCATTGTCGGTGAGTCCGGTTCAGGCAAATCGCAGACCGCCTTTGCGCTGATGGGGCTGTTGGCGGCAAATGGCCGGACCGGCGGTTCGGCGGTCTTTAACGGCCGCGAAATCCTCAATTTGCCGGAGCGCGAACTGAACAGGCTACGCGCCGAGCAAATGTCGATGATTTTCCAGGACCCGATGACGTCGCTGAACCCGTATATGCGCGTTGGCGAGCAGCTGATGGAGGTGCTGATCCTGCATAAAGGCATGAGCAAGGCCGAGGCGTTCGAGGAGTCCGTGCGTATGCTTGATGCGGTCAAAATGCCTGAAGCGCGCAAGCGTATGAAAATGTTCCCGCATGAATTTTCCGGCGGGATGCGTCAGCGCGTGATGATTGCGATGGCGCTGCTGTGTCGGCCAAAACTGCTGATTGCCGATGAACCGACGACAGCGCTGGACGTGACCGTGCAGGCGCAAATCATGACCTTGCTCAACGAGCTGAAGCGGGAATTTAATACCGCCATCATTATGATTACTCACGATCTTGGCGTCGTCGCGGGGATTTGCGACAAAGTTCTGGTGATGTATGCGGGGCGGACGATGGAGTACGGTAACGCACGCGATGTCTTTTATCGCCCGGTTCATCCCTATTCGATTGGTCTGCTGGGCGCGGTGCCGCGCCTCGATGCCGAAGGGGAAGAGATGCTGACTATTCCGGGTAACCCGCCGAACCTGCTGCGTTTACCGCAAGGCTGCCCGTTTCAGCCGCGCTGTCCCTGGGCGATGGAGGTATGCAGCAGCACGCCGCCGCTGGAGGAGTTCAGTCCGGGGCGGCTGCGCGCCTGCTTTAAACCGGTGGAGGATCTGGTATGA
- a CDS encoding HI1450 family dsDNA-mimic protein: protein MDMDLNNRLTEDETLEQAYDIFLELAADNLDPADIILFNLQFEERGGAELFDPFEDWQEHVDYDLNPDFFAEVVIGLADTEDGEINDIFARVLLCREKDHKLCHILWRE from the coding sequence ATGGATATGGATCTGAACAATCGCCTGACTGAAGACGAAACGCTTGAGCAGGCTTACGATATTTTTCTCGAACTGGCGGCCGATAATCTCGACCCGGCAGATATTATTCTGTTCAATTTACAGTTCGAAGAACGCGGTGGTGCGGAATTGTTTGATCCGTTCGAAGACTGGCAGGAACACGTCGATTACGATCTGAATCCTGACTTTTTTGCCGAAGTGGTCATTGGTCTTGCCGACACGGAAGATGGCGAAATTAACGATATCTTTGCCCGCGTACTGCTGTGCCGCGAAAAAGATCACAAGCTGTGCCATATTCTCTGGCGCGAATAG
- the tonB gene encoding TonB system transport protein TonB, which produces MTLDLPRRFPWPTLFSVAIHGALVAGLLYTSVHQVIELPAPAQPISVTMVSPADLEPPQAVQPPPQPVVEPEPEVEPEPVPEPPKEAPVVIEKPKPKPKPKPKPKPKPVKKVEEQPKREIKPAESRPASLFDNNAPARPTTSTAPATSKPAVSVPAGPRALSRNQPQYPARAQALRIEGRVKVKFDVTADGRVDNVQILSAQPANMFEREVKNAMRRWRYEAGKPGSGLVVNIVFRLNGATQIE; this is translated from the coding sequence ATGACCCTTGATTTACCTCGTCGCTTCCCCTGGCCGACCTTGTTCTCCGTAGCGATTCATGGCGCGCTGGTTGCGGGACTTTTATACACCTCGGTACATCAGGTTATTGAACTGCCAGCGCCTGCGCAGCCTATCTCGGTGACAATGGTATCGCCTGCGGATCTGGAACCGCCACAGGCAGTGCAGCCACCGCCGCAGCCGGTCGTTGAACCAGAACCGGAAGTGGAGCCTGAACCGGTTCCCGAACCGCCGAAAGAGGCGCCGGTGGTGATTGAAAAGCCGAAACCTAAGCCGAAGCCAAAACCCAAACCAAAACCGAAGCCGGTGAAGAAGGTTGAGGAGCAGCCGAAGCGGGAGATCAAACCGGCAGAATCGCGTCCGGCATCGTTGTTTGACAATAACGCGCCCGCACGTCCGACCACCAGTACCGCGCCCGCCACGAGCAAGCCCGCTGTGAGCGTGCCAGCGGGGCCGCGCGCTCTGAGCCGTAACCAGCCGCAGTATCCGGCGCGTGCCCAGGCGCTACGTATTGAAGGGCGGGTGAAAGTGAAATTTGACGTTACCGCAGACGGACGGGTGGATAATGTGCAGATCCTCTCCGCGCAGCCTGCCAACATGTTTGAGCGCGAAGTGAAAAATGCGATGCGCAGATGGCGTTACGAAGCGGGTAAACCGGGGAGCGGGCTGGTGGTGAATATTGTCTTCCGCCTCAACGGCGCGACGCAGATTGAGTAA